Genomic window (Juglans microcarpa x Juglans regia isolate MS1-56 chromosome 2S, Jm3101_v1.0, whole genome shotgun sequence):
AGACAATACAAACCTAATGATTCAGAGAATACACTAATCCCCTCAAGAAGGAAAAGCCATTGATGAATCACTAGcaacagaaggaaaaaaactaaaactgtACGGAGAGAAACTAATTCTGATTTATAAATTGTAGTTGGATTAATTTGCACAATGTCAAGATGTATTACCAATGGCACTGATAGGTCCACAGTTGAGACTTTAGCTACTCAGAACTCCTTTTCCATATCTTCCTCTTTTAGGTAAAATCAGTTGTATTTGTGGCTGTCAGGTGGACAAACTGGTTGCTTAGAAATTAGAGATTAATTGTTCTCCTACACTTTTTTATCTAGCCGACCCAATGACTATGTCAGTAATATCAGTCTGTCAAACATCAAATCTCTTGCTCTTGATTATTACCCTCTCAGTAGCCGCAGTGAACTTCACTGTTGTTTCCGAATGTGAATATTACAGCACAGAAGTATGTATTTACCCACTTCATGTTTCAGAGAACATTGTGAATATCTGATGCCTGTAAATGAAATTGTTAACTTGGCGAGACTCTGAAGATTGTTGAAGATTCCTTCAATCTTACTCATGTTTTCTTTGCATgacattcattttatatatttagccTAGTTCCTCGAGTACCTCTTTTTTTTAGTTGTTATTTTTCATCTACATAAAATGCATTTCTATTACTTTTAGTAGAtccttttaaaagtaataatgTATATGTGtatctcatttccttttccCTGTGGCAGATTGCATATTTTGTGGAACCTTGTCATGATTGTCTTGTCGAGTGCTTGCCAACCTGCAAATCAGAAAATAACCCTCCCAAGTAAGTTAGTATCCACAAACTGTTGTCATTGCAAATTATAAAGCTCAGTGAGTTCCAGTTTGAAACGATTGCTTGTTTTCCTATGCATAAAGCGAATGGACAATGTGATGTGGGCTTGTCTGAGGATTTAAAAGAAAGGAACAAGTAAATAAAACTGGTTAAATAAAAGCCTCTGAATTGCTGATCTCAGGGTAACACAAATGGATGCGTTTTTACTTTTATgtcagaaaagaaaatattttcttgcataATGTTTTCTAAAATTGCACACAACATTTTAGTGGGTGGGTTccgttttaacttttttgtttaCCAGCTATGAGAATTTGTTCATACAGAATTAAATACTCTTGCACACGTTAACCATTTGactgtgaaaataaagatctaGATCACCCAAAATTTACCTGGATAATTAGGTGGCAGTTTTAAATGTGAAATCATATGCATGAACTGAGAAATATTAAcggatttcaaattttttaactcttctatttctgtGCTGCATTTCTCTGTTTTGCCAGGTTTCCTCCAATCTTATGTCAGACTTACCTTAGCCAACGCTATAAGGATACTCATGCTGATCTGAGTAGATACAACAAAACTGAAGCATAATAATTCAACCAAAATATGATTTGGGAGATCTACAAACCTGAACAGCCAGCAAATAATTCTACTGAAACAAGTTAAAAGCATATAGCCAGACCAGTAGAGGTCCTTTCTATACAAGTTTTGCATCTTTATACGTATAAGGGTTGATCATCATCCAGAGATCATATAACCTTTTCTACATGCTTACGTTTTTCTAAGCAGCTCGAATGGTGTAGCGAGCTTTGTATGATGGTGttcctctgccataagtgagggtaaataaataaattcggGGTACAATCCTCTTTAGAAATTGGTGTGTTGAAGTTTCATCAGTCCTCCGAGACGTTGTTCCTTTGGTTGAAATCATAGGGGTGGGTTGGTTAAGCAGAGCATCAGTTGCTAAGATCTTGAGTCAGCCAGTCAGGATGTATATGGCAAGGccattttagggtttcagtGGGCCATTTACTAGAGATATGGATTTATAACAAATTGATGTATATagttaatttttaagaaatatgagACGAAAGAGGTGTATCACTCCTTTATTTCTTCCTTTATGCATGCAAGTGACTAGTATCTCTTTCCTTTATGCATCTTGTGTTGCTTTGACATGTTTCAATTTCAGAAAATTATTAGGTACTCTCTGAGTACGGATGATGTAGTACTTCCATCCTATCGCAACATGTCGTCTAATTAAAATTGCTTATATAAGCATCAAATTTAATTGACATAGTATCATATGAAATGTCTCTCAGACGTGGCCACACAACCAATGCGATCATGAGACTGATTTTTTCCTTCTGCATGGATATGTGACCGCTAGCTATTGTCGACCAAGGTTGGAATTGTTTAAAtggccaatttttttttttttttttttttttttttcactgctTAATGTCTCTGGGAAAATGTACCTAAGGCGTTCTTTCTACCAATAGACATGTCAGGTCTGGGGCATACCGTTTCGATTGAAAAGTGCAAATGTGACCACTCTTGTTTCATTTTCTAGTTCATGAGCAGCACCAATAGGGGATTGCATCACATCACCTTGGAAGTAGCCCTTTTGACTGTCGGTGGAAatctagagagagatgaaggaAAGGTTGCTAGAACAAGAAGATTGTCGTCCATTTCTAAATTACTTTAGGAGCATCACGTTGCATTATTGTTACCAATAAGGTACTTCAAAGCCCGACTCTTATCTTTATATTGGTCGCGACTGTGGATGTTGTTTAGCCACTGCAAAGTTTGGCTTTTAGCTCCCCAAATGGTGATCGACCAAAATACTGAAAAACTAATCGTGTATTTACACGATTTACAGGAAgaaattgttgatttttttttttttttattctttttataagctGCCTATGAAGTTACATAGCATTCTTTAATCACtaattgtaatatattagataaaaagaagagacaatattataaatgaaagAAGATAAAGTGGGAAAAAAATGGATGACATGACTAAATATACAAGTAAAAAGAGTACTTTacggttgcaaatatattttctcgtACTAATATCATCGAGCCTGcctaatacatacatacatacatattatTCGATGTTATTGGAATGGGAGCTGATGAGGTTAGGGGTCGATGAAGTGATAAAGTTTGAGAACAAACGTTAGACAAATTATCAGAATCAACACCAGCAATAAACCAGCAAATCTACCGTCTTTCTGCATTGCCAGAGCtctttcattttcaagaaatcaaCTCCTGGAAACAAATACTAACAGAACTTGGAAGTGATAAATGCCTACTCATAAATAATACACAAGAAAAAGTAACACACGTCAAGCTTTTATTCAGCACGGCAAAACAAGAAGCACAGACAAAGCAACACATCCTGAAGAACATATAAAGCAACCCCCAAATCAGAAAATGATATCCTCATCCTTGTGCGCAGCTGCAGATAATAAGTTGTGAGCTGAACTTATTGAAATCCCTTTCTGCAAAGATACCTTCTCTGCAGACTGCTCCTCAGCAAACTGCTTGGCAGATGCAACCTGCTTCTCAATTGCCCTCTTCTTATAACCTTGTATCTTCTTTAACCTGAAGAAGTCCTCCCTTTCCAGTTCATCCAACTCCGCCTTAATGTAAATTATGGTGTTCTCCAACCTTGGCTTCACAACATTCTCTAGTGCATTAACCCTACGATTAGTGGTCTTGATTGCTTCATCAAGTGTCAAGAATGATGTCTGAAGTGAAGCAAGCTCAACAAGAACCTCAATTGCTTTCACATAAGCTGCACGACACTGCTGAACTTGTTGTCCACCTCTAGCCAATCCAGTTAGGTCATTCTTGGTCTCACCTTCAGTAAAATATTCGAACTTGGGGAGCTTCACGCCAGCAATATTTTCTTGCTTCGATCGAACTTTAAGAGATGCATTTTTTACATTCTCGAGGACACTGTGCTTGATACTATCTCCAGCAACGTACTTGACTTCGGTTAGGGCAAATGACGAGGTCTTCATGATCTCTCCCATTGACTCTTTTGTGGAAACAATCTTTTTGAGAATCTGACGGAACTGCACAGTTAAAGCATCACTCTTCTTCTTGAGAAGAGCATGACCTCTAGTAGCACCAACAAGACGTGCTTTCATGGCCCCCAGCATTGTTACAGTGGGAACTACATTCAAGCGCTGGCTTTGACCGGACATCTTTACAAATGTCTAAGCCAAAGATACAAAGtggttaaatattttaagacaATAAAATGGCTTAGTGCAGTGAATGAAATGATCACAACTTTTATAGTTCATTGGAATGATCAAACCAATACAAAACTGTTTATTTCCTGCTAAACGCTTcaataaggaaaagaaaatatcacaTCAAAGAATAACGAAGCGAAATTTAGAATATTACCAGACAccctattttataataaaacacAGCGTCAATCTATGAGAGTCCGACCTCGAGATGATCAGCATCTGCTagcatcatatttattttcaagcttaaaGGCGATTCCCGAAACTTTCTGGGCTTCCCTCATCATTATCTCTATATCTATTTCCCCTTCTTACTTTACCATACCAACGCTCAAACGCTATAAtataaaaacttcaaaaccGATCACATAATTCAAATGATGTACTCACTGTATTAAGAAATTAAAGTAAATGAAAACCCTATTTTGAAACCTAAACAAATACAAAGAGATGAGCAAACCCCCAAGTTCCCATTCTTGAAATCGACAATTTTGCCTCGCATATGCATTTTATACCCTTAAAAACAAACCCGCAGACCCAAACTCAAAACCAAATAACATTAACCGTAACTAACATCGAAATGTACCAGATCAGACCAGATTACACACCTAGAATGGTTCGATTCAACGGGAACTAGAGTTTCGGGGTCTCCCAGCGTTGCCCAGCAAATTAATCGCGCTAACGGACTACGCCTAAGGCTGTCGATCGTCTTTTATTTTGGGCGTGAACTCTGCTTCCTCCGGCTACGTCAAGCAGCAAGCCCGGCGACACACGTCTGCTGCGGCTATTATTGCCGAAATAACAGTCGAATGATTCGGTTCGAGTACAAAGTGGCAACTTCGCATAGAGATGTTATTACGATCCTATTGTTTGTCGTTTattattaagataaaaatatcttGCGGCGGTGATTGTCGCGTCTACAACTCAAATTAAGTCGCCGTGATAAAACTatcttataataattttaatgaaGTACACAAAGatgctataaaaataatctcatagaCTTATAttttagatctactttataataaaaataggtttataatctaacgtattacaTTAAGTTACgccaatttatgagtttatttttatgaaatctgtTTATtgctaaagtatttttaaaaacgTATAGAATACTTTGATTTAATGCAAAACTCATTTTGAAGTTTCATATCAGTTTACTCCATTTGTTAAAAAAagcatacaataaaatattaacaagtgcCATTGAACTAAGCATGATGGGTAATTTTGTCTATTCACACCTTCATCATCGAATTAATGCAAGTTATGGCTGGTAGATAGCAGaccaaatattaatatgaagTGTAGATAGAGAGCTAAGAATAATTGGTAAAAGTTGGGTGACAGAAATAGTAAATACTTTCATGCATGTGCTTctcagaggaggaggatcaatAGAATTTCAAAACTTCGAGATGCTGAAAATCAACTATGGACAAGGGAAAAAGGGATTAATGAAGCTTTTATGAACCATTACTAGCAGGTTTACAGCTCTTCAGTTCCAGGGGAGGGGGAGATTgaagaatgtttaaaaaaagttattccTAAGGCGTTAGAGGAGATGAATACTCAGATGTTGAGATCGTTTACTAGATGTGAGGTGGAGGCAGCTTTAAATGAGATGGGGCCTCTTAGATCTCTAGGACCAGATGGGTTTGAAGCGTGCTTCTACCATAATTATTGGGATACAGTGGGAGATGAGGTTAGTAAAGTAGTTTTGgatttcttaaattttgggGTTCTTAACAATTCCTTAAATGAGACTTACATTGTTTAATCCCGAAAAATAAGAATCCTGAGGGGGCGGGGGGTGGGGAGATGATTATAGATGTATTAGCTTATGTATGTTTTGTATACAATTATTGCCAAAACATTAGCTAATAAGTTGTAGTGTGTGATGCCTGGGGTGATTTGTCCAAATCGGAGCGTTTTTATTCAAGGAAGGGTTATCACGGATAACATTGTTGCTGCATATGAGGTGTTACATTCTATGAAGGTAAAAAAGAAGGGGAGGGTGGGATATATGGCCGTAAAATTAGATATGCCTAAAGCTTATGATCGGATTGAGTGGATTTTTTTGAGAAGAATGATGGAGAAATTgggttttggggagaggtgaGTTAATTTAATAATAGAGTGTGTCCACTCTGTTAAGTATTCCATTTTGATTAATGGGCAGCTAGGAGAGCCTATTATTCCTTCTAGGggtttgaggcaaggggatccactCTCCCCATATTTATGTGTTTTATGTGTTGAAGGCTTTACTGCTCTTATTCATAATGCAGAAAGGAATGGATGGATTAAAGGGGTGGCTGTAGCAAGGGCTGGAACCAGGTTGAatcatttgtttttgtagatgattgtattttgttttctaaagCCACTTTGGAGGATTGGATTTGTTTGAGAAGTTTGCTGAATATTTATGAAGGGGCCTATGGGCAGaaattaaatattcataaaactTCTACTTTTTTTAGTGGGAATACTAGGATTGAAACTAGAGAACTGTTGCTGAGAGTTTCAGGTGCTAGAGCTTGTGGGGATTTGGATAAGTATTTGGGTTTGCCCACTATGGTTGGGAGATCTAAGTACAATTCTTTTTGAggcataaaagaaagaaatttggaataagattcaaaattggaaaaatgtatttctttcCCAAGCTGGGAAAGAGATACTCATTAAGGCTGTTTTGCAATCTATTTCCACTTATGCTATGAGTATGTTTTGTTTTCCTAAGAAGTTATGTGCTGAGATATCTTCTTTAGTTGCTAGTTTCTGGTAGAGTAGTGAGGAACAGGGTAAAAGAATGCAGTGGGTTAGATGGGATAAGGTAGGGAGTCTAAAAGTATGGAGGGTTTGGGATTCAgggattttttatgttttaacaaAGCCTTGTTAGCTAAACAAGTATGGAGGTTAATTCAGTTTATAGTAGTGGTTTGAGGAAGATGGAGGAATTTCAGCAGGCGCAATCAGAGTCTCCTAAAGCAAATGATAGCTTCACCAATCCAGTTGAGGATAAACTCTTGGGAGTGTACTTGTTGTTGGCACTTTGAAGATTAATTGGGATGCTGGTATAAAGGTGGAAGCTAGCCGAATGGGTGTAGGTATTCTGATTAGGGATTCGATGGGTGAGGTGATTGCTGCTATGGCAAGGGTTCAGGATTCAGTATTTCAACCAGCTTTAGCAGAGTTGTTGTGGAAAGCTGTAATTTTCTGTTTGGATCTTGGACTCACAGTTGTAGTGTTTGAAGGGGATGTCCAGAGTTTAATCAAGGAGATTAATAGCTCAGATGAAAACTGCAAATGGTATGGACAAAGTTTGGAAGATGTTAAAAGCATTCTTATGGACAGATCTTCATGGAGGGTAAAATATGTGTCCAGAGAAAGTAATCAAGCTACTCACCATTTAGGAAAGTTTGCTTTAAAGTATGTTGAAGATGAAATAGTATGGATGGAAGAGGTTCCGGattgtatttattcttttattgctGCTGATAGACAATGTAATTCTTGAGATTTGATGAATGAAACTTTTATGagttattttcaaataataataataataataataatttagtatcataaaaaatactaaatttcttatttaaacttcaaattttacaaaaaaaaaaaaaaaaaaaaaaaaaaaaaaaaaaaaaaaaaaaaaggaagatgatTTCAAAGGATGTTGGCTAGAAAGCAGAAAACTGAGAATTTTAAGGAACCAGAAAAGTGAGAGAACTTTTGAGGGGAATATCTGATAAATGGGGGTAGAAGGTTTGAACCTCAacaataattgaatttttcccGAATATACAACCTGCTTTTACATTCACTCACAGCTAAATTGCCAATTGTGGTGGCCAAATTCTCACAATATATAGTTAGTTGAGTGTCAAAATGGCGTACAAACCAAATCATAAATacatgtaatcattttgatatcACAGCATTTGCATGCCGATCCAAAATGACTGTCCACTTGTCTCCTCAATCTGTCTGTGATAATACCAACCACACATCTCAAATGGTTGTGACATGAATAATTGAGTAACAAAATCTCAAAGTTCTTAAGCAAATACATGTCCAGAATTCGAAGACGCTGCACCCTCATAAAAGCAGGATGACTTGAACTAGCTTTCACCTGGCTACAGCTAACCGATCAAGGCAAAGTATGGTTCGCAAGTCCCATAGATTCTGCAACTTCTCTAGCATCAAAACTGTCTGCTTGTGCCTAAACATTGCAAAGAACACGCGTCCGCCGTTAGATGCATACAGCTTTCTTTCAAGTCATGAGGACCAGGTAAGGCATGGAGTTTGGTAGGGTAGATCCTAGTTTTGATTTTTACAAAGTAATACAGATACATACAGTCAAACAGTCATTTTTAAAAGACAgcgattccttttttttttttttttttccttttcctcagtctccccccccccccaaaaaaatataacaacattGATGACAGGTATGGATCATATAGCcgtacatatgtatgtatggctgaaatatataatatggcTGAAAGCATACTTCTTATAATATTTCTGCAAATGACCAAGTATCCATACCTGAAGACGATGCATCAGATGCATCAAGAAGAGATGTACAAATACCTAAAAACAATTTCTCATAATTATCAAACAAttcaaactcatttcataaTCTTTGTCACAAGTACAAGATGAACTCTTCTTACCAGATAAAAAAGCACGATAACTCGAGCAGTTGGGTACCTCCAGAGAAATCTAGTGGCCCTGACAGCTCCTGAATCTAAGAGTTTTGCTGCCTTTTGCAACTGCACAAGGTAATTGAAAACAAAGTCAACTAAGAAAAGGGAGTGTAGGAATGGTGCGAGATATGAGAGCAGGGATACCTGTAGGCTTGCCCCAACCAGATGGCGGTGATACAAGGGGAGGGGCCTGCAGTTATTACTCCATAAGAAAATTTCCAATAATGAATGATAAAACTGCAATTGAGACAAACTGCTGCACACATGATAGTGACACTTGCATACCTATTAACTATAAAcaatcattctttttttttcttataagaagatattttattgaaattaaagtaggcatagtccaagtacgtgggaagtatacatgagattacacctagttaggaactagaaatggatagaaggaaattatgaaagttcagaccattaaagtctataacaatggcccacataaataaagtcttccagaaaaaaTTCTTGAACTCTTCCAAAGAGCGCTCTTGAATCTCAAAACTTCAGTCATTCATTTCCCTCCAAGTGCACCATAGTAGACAAatgggagccatcttccacatagctgcaaTTTGTGGTATCCCCTTTATCCCTCTCCAGCTAGCTAGTAGGTCAACCACCCACCCTGGCACAACCTATGCTAATCCCATTTTGCTGAAAAAGTAATTCTATGAGGCCCTTGCAAATTCACAATGtagaagtaaatgatccactTTTTCGCCACtatttttgcacatacaacaccaatcaatAAGGATAAACCCAAGTTTCCTTGGGTTGTCAATGGTCAGGATCTTCCCTAAGGATgcagtccaaacaaaaaaaaaagcagcctTAAGAGGCGGTTTACTCCTCCAAATGCTTCCAAGGAAAGTGATTACTAGCTTGAGTAGTGAGAACCTCATAGAAAGAGCATACATAAAAGCTTCTTTTACAAGGAGTCCAAACAAACTTATCCACCACTATATCACAAGTTAAAGAATTCAACAAAGTCACCAACCTCCCAATCATGTGCCACCCTAATGAAACTGACATTCCACTGCTGTGAGCCATTAGTAATTTCCCTCAAATCAGCCACCAAAGCATCCTGATTCCAtgcaattctgaaaagagaagtgctacatACACAAAGAaagtacacaaaaataaatccacaaactgatgtggcttcatGTAatccgttaaatctactttacaataaaagcaactttacaatctgacgtactgcatcaagccacatcaatttataggtttacttttgtgtaatccctttgtagctaaagtatttctcttctGAAAATGGAGGGATAAGCATCCCTAAGAGCCATATATCCAACCCAAGCATCATGCCAAAAACTAATTCTATTACCATCCCCCATACTCAGCCTAGTGTGGCTAGAGAAGGACCCCCAACCTTTTCCAAATATGTTTCCATAACCCCACTCCATATGCCCCCCTaacttcattagagcaccatCCCCCCCTTATACTCCCATACTTAGTCTCAATCACCACCTTCCATAATACTTCCCTCTCATAATTCTATCTCACAGCCATTCCCTAAGCGAGCCTTGTTGAAGACCCTCAAATGTGAACCACCAATCATTCTCAGGAcggaaaccaaaaaaaaattatccaccaAAAGTTAGAGGTAGCATATGAAAAgtcagaagaaaatgaaagtataTTTTGTGGAATTGCATTTTAATGGAAATGTAGCCTTAGCTGGTCACTCAGTTAATCAATCCGAGTTTGGGGGGAGGGGTGTATGGAATTCAAGTTGAAGGTGAATCAAGGAATACAGGAATgataggaaaaaacaaaaagatgggGAAGAGGAATGTGGTAACTGCTCACTATTCAAAGATCACTAACACAACATTAACTCACACCCTTTAACTGCTCACTATTCCAAACTAAAGCTCATTGAGATTTGTGCAAATTTTATCTCCCCAATATCTATATGCCTACAATTATCTCTCCATCATGTAAAAACTCCAGTTTTACTATTAGATGACCATAAATCAATCACAAATTGTTCAACAATGTCAAGTCTGGTTAAGAAAGCTAATATGACAACTTTAATAGCTGATGAAGACAACATATATCGATGAGCTTCGCCCATGGCAAGCCAGAACCATCACAGGAAGcttataaaaattatgactattataataatactctataataaaaagaattaacatACTCGAGTGCTTTCATTTCAGTGTCTTCTTCCCAAGATGATGATGCCCTACGGAACACCCTACTTCTTTCAGCCTCAACCTTTTCAATAAAAGAGCaaaatcacaagaaaaaaaaaacaaaggtaattaattaaaataaccaGATAAGCAAAAATTGAACTCTAGAACATAATTACCATGAATCAAGAACCAAAGCAAAGAGCATCAGACCTGCACTTCTTGAATAcgcttcttttccttctccaatTGAAACTCTGCTGCAGCTTTTTCACTAACCATGGCCTCTAACTGTGTTTGCTTGTAGTACTGTATAACAGATAAAATTCAGAGATACAAGAACTCAACATAATATTggagataaaaattaattaaactgaGGGACCATGCAGTTTTGAGTTCTAATTACCAGTAGATCAGTTAGTTCCTGGTAGCGTTTTTCCAGCTCCATGTGCTCCTG
Coding sequences:
- the LOC121251926 gene encoding V-type proton ATPase subunit D-like, encoding MSGQSQRLNVVPTVTMLGAMKARLVGATRGHALLKKKSDALTVQFRQILKKIVSTKESMGEIMKTSSFALTEVKYVAGDSIKHSVLENVKNASLKVRSKQENIAGVKLPKFEYFTEGETKNDLTGLARGGQQVQQCRAAYVKAIEVLVELASLQTSFLTLDEAIKTTNRRVNALENVVKPRLENTIIYIKAELDELEREDFFRLKKIQGYKKRAIEKQVASAKQFAEEQSAEKVSLQKGISISSAHNLLSAAAHKDEDIIF